One window from the genome of Neospora caninum Liverpool complete genome, chromosome VI encodes:
- a CDS encoding YALI0F09812p, related, producing the protein MPWSEQPDTGQRGGGKGSATSGAATWKTRRTVRLKVFDLSKGMAKLYGGLFVSDEKKGVWHTNVVVFGLEYFYMSTICVCPSGMGWPGQEQLTDCIEMGTTERTPIELEAFLRTQQQIFTPDKYDMFKHNCNHFSNLVLRFLSSRLRVPSYILSLPDRVLQTTLGKLVHPILSAAMEVMKADLRHKADMAELSGEIFFYGGVEPLLDPTESRTRRFLKHVARQVQQERRTHRAREAASPLAPLTDRAASSRSSVSAGSKSFPSSFPSPAAFGLPLASASPLAYRRQSLAARAAPGPRAGVSAVSEGSLFCGEGRLETGVSRASRGAGPEGGAGAETDPAKMDERLGPFCRLGSSDEALSAEISGPSEINESAALSRAGSKPRVWEEGEARDSRTPDGDSPALPSCGSRTERGSSCTGPRASRVQSRSSIHRESYTVTSECEEAGNEPDAFWDAEEAEVSSDDECTVLSARAFTPATTPGETPAAGSCPGRASLDCLGGPHGVSRIAAAHGDTVAGRGEAETPTEWAEAASDGGDGGRRHGVSGEGEASDSNSDSQHSIRSYTFEDYCPLIRAAGDSPRSWRVARGRDEEHGRGREGEARWRMTAGEGARRVVGGSGNRRSSRDDREIESGYEGAPARQPSRPQRRQPAQCEQVRIDFQVTRDIADEGYQSRTPQERSRPRPCQSQRGDHVSSSSYRPAPWRLHARAASGEILVVTPPEKARRDVWSPVQKSSEGHSGDEGPEAEDGVSTRREDRLQSKASEQEYSDAHEMIEFFSDASRDECASSFLLTSSVSDSEGREEGDLFQSWEENEHSAPGDPFEGDREWRAFSVKREPTDESPPFGGLCRRVVSSGKRQEREGDSDEPLLTFVGSGESGRGHGGRNRPGHAWPPHAHVKPSREIAIAQARRDVLGRRKEEANLEADFEVGEGDEQEPERTKHRQLM; encoded by the exons ATGCCGTGGTCTGAACAACCCGACACAGGCCAGCGGGGTGGCGGGAAGGGAAGCGCTACGTCAGGCGCCGCCACGTGGAAAACTCGGCGCACAGTTCGTCTGAAAGTTTTCGATCTCTCCAAGGGCATGGCGAAACTCTACGGaggtctcttcgtctccgacgaaaagaaaggcgtgTG GCACACAAACGTCGTGGTGTTCGGTTTGGAATACTTTTACATGTCGACAATCTGCGTATGTCCCTCCGGCATGGGGTGGCCTGGCCAAGAACAACTAACAGACTGTATCGA AATGGGGACAACGGAGCGAACGCCAATCGAGTTGGAAGCGTTTCTTCGCACGCAACAGCAAATTTTCACCCCg GATAAATACGACATGTTCAAACACAACTGCAACCATTTTTCGAATCTCGTCCTCCGATTCCTCAGTagccgccttcgcgtcccTTCCT AcattctctcgctccctgaTCGCGTGCTGCAAACAACACTCGGGAAACTGGTTCACCCCATCCTCAGTGCAGCCATGGAGGTTATGAAAGCAGACCTTC GTCATAAGGCGGACATGGCGGAGTTGTCGGGGGAAATATTTTTTTATGGGGGTGTGGAGCCTCTGCTTGATCCGACGGAGAGTCGCACGCGTCGCTTTCTGAAGCATGTTGCACGGCAAGTCCAGCAAGAGCGTCGGACCCACCGTGCGCGGGAGGCCGCCTCCCCTTTGGCCCCTCTAACGGATCGTGCCGCGAGTAGTCGatcttccgtctccgctgGAAGCAagtcttttccctcttcgtttccttcgcctgctgCATTCGGTCTCCCCTTAGCATCTGCCTCTCCCCTTGCCTATCGCCGGCAGTCTCTCGCCGCTCGGGCCGCTCCCGGGCCCcgcgcgggtgtctccgctgtctccgagggGTCCCTCTTTTGTGGGGAGGGACGTTTGGAGACGGGCGTTTCCCGTGCCTCGCGTGGGGCGGGTCCCGAGGGCGGTGCGGGAGCAGAGACCGACCCTGCGAAGATGGACGAGCGTTTGGGTCCCTTTTGTCGTCTTGGGAGTAGCGACGAAGCGCTCTCAGCGGAGATTTCAGGTCCATCAGAGATCAACGAAAGCGCGGCCCTTTCGCGAGCTGGCTCCAAACCGCGGGTGtgggaggagggagaggcgcgcgacagCCGGACACCGGACGGGGACTCTCCTGCTCTCCCGTCTTGCGGGAGTCGAACTGAGAGAGGCAGTTCGTGTACTGGTCCTAGGGCCTCGCGAGTGCAGAGCCGGAGCAGCATCCATCGCGAGAGCTACACTGTGACTTCAGAGtgcgaagaagcaggcaaCGAACCAGACGCTTTCTGGGAtgcagaagaagccgaagtCAGCAGTGACGATGAATGCACAGTCCTGTCCGCTCGGGCGTTTACCCCAGCGACGACTCCCGGAGAGACACCAGCGGCGGGGAGTTGCCCCGGCCGCGCCTCGCTGGACTGTCTGGGCGGCCCACACGGTGTCTCGCGCATCGCTGCGGCGCACGGAGACACTGTTGCgggccgaggcgaagcggagacacctaCGGAATgggcggaagcggcgagcgacggaggcgacggcggcaggCGACACGGCGTTTctggcgagggagaggccagTGACTCAAACAGCGACTCACAGCACAGCATCCGAAGTTACACGTTCGAAGACTACTGTCCCCTCATCAGggccgcaggagacagtcCCAGGTCGTGGCGGGTGGctcgaggcagagacgaagaacacgggcgagggagagaaggagaagcgagatgGCGCATGACCGCAGGAGAAGGAGCACGGCGTGTGGTGGGCGGAAGTGGAAATCGGCGAAGTTccagagacgacagagagatcgAGTCCGGATATGAAGGAGCGCCTGCACGTCAGCCAAGTAggccgcagcggcgacaACCAGCACAGTGCGAACAGGTACGAATAGATTTCCAGGTCACTCGAGACATTGCGGATGAGGGTTACCAGAGTCGGACGCctcaggagagaagccgtCCGAGACCCTGTCAGTCCCAACGCGGAGACCATGTCTCTTCATCATCGTACAGACCGGCTCCGTGGCGCCTCCACGCGCGAGCAGCGTCTGGGGAGATTCTTGTTGTGACGCCGCCTGAAAAAGCGCGACGAGATGTGTGGAGCCCAGTTCAAAAAAGCAGTGAGGGCCACTCAGGGGACGAAGGGCCGGAAGCTGAGGATGGAGTGAGCACACGCCGTGAAGACCGTCTGCAGAGCAAAGCGAGCGAACAGGAGTATTCCGACGCGCACGAAATGATCGAGTTCTTTTCAGACGCAAGTCGTGACGAatgtgcgtcttccttcctcctcacCTCTTCCGTATCCGACTCagaaggcagggaagaaggcgacctTTTCCAGTCttgggaagagaacgagcaCAGTGCGCCCGGTGACCCATTTGAGGGTGACAGAGAGTGGAGGGCCTTTTCCGTCAAGCGAGAACCCACCGATGAAAGCCCGCCGTTTGGGGGACTTTGTCGTCGGGTTGTGTCCTCCGGGAAACGAcaagaacgcgaaggcgacagcgaTGAGCCGCTACTCACTTTTGTGGGTAGTGGAGAATCAGGTCGAGGCCATGGTGGCCGAAACAGGCCAGGACACGCATGGcctccgcatgcacatgtgAAGCCGAGCAGGGAAATCGCAATAGCGCAGGCACGTCGAGATGTTCTCGGGcgacgaaaagaggaagcgaatcTCGAAGCTGACTTCGAGGTAGGCGAAGGGGACGAGCAAGAACCAGAAAGAACGAAACATCGTCAACTCATGTAG